The following proteins are co-located in the Oncorhynchus gorbuscha isolate QuinsamMale2020 ecotype Even-year linkage group LG22, OgorEven_v1.0, whole genome shotgun sequence genome:
- the LOC124009305 gene encoding LOW QUALITY PROTEIN: protein wntless homolog (The sequence of the model RefSeq protein was modified relative to this genomic sequence to represent the inferred CDS: inserted 1 base in 1 codon) yields the protein MAGAIIENMSTKKLVIVGVILLLFQAFSFMVGGLIAPGPTTAVHYLATKCVDAVKRHQSGRWFMPWGPNQCDKIQDFDEAMSKKIEANNIXFAVHIPLPNKEMSPWFQFMLVILQFDIAFKMYNQIEDGAVATIDVGVAYRDDMLSEWTEMAHSIERRKLSCNFTTTKTYENEGRYYECDLLPFMELGNVAHKYYLLNIRLPVSERNKINVGIGEIKDIRLVGIHQNGGFTKVWFAMKTVLTPSILIVLVWYWRRITLMTRPPVLLEKVIFALGLCMTFINIPVEWFSVGFNWTWMLLFGDIRQGIFYAMLLSFWIIFCGEHLMDQMERNRFSIYWKQVGPIVFGSFCLFIFDMCERGVQLKNPFYSIWASDVGTELAMAFIIVAGICACLYFLFLCFMVFQVFRNISGKRSSLPAMSKARRLHYEGLIFRFKFLMLVTLTCAAMTVIFFIISQVNEGHWHWGDYTVQVNSAFFTGIYGMWNLYVFAIMFLYAPSHKRYGDEQSRGASGEDIQLTTTITHVDGPTEIYKMTGKEAQE from the exons ATGGCCGGGGCAATTATTGAAAACATGAGCACCAAAAAGTTGGTGATCGTGGGAGTGATTCTGCTTTTGTTCCAAGCGTTTTCTTTTATGGTCGGTGGTTTGATTG CTCCCGGCCCCACCACGGCAGTCCACTACCTGGCTACCAAATGTGTGGACGCGGTCAAACGTCACCAGAGTGGCAGGTGGTTCATGCCCTGGGGCCCTAACCAGTGCGACAAGATCCAGGACTTTGATGAGGCTATGTCCAAGAAGATCGAGGCCAACAACA GTTTTGCCGTCCACATCCCCCTGCCCAACAAGGAGATGAGCCCCTGGTTCCAGTTCATGCTGGTCATCTTGCAGTTTGACATCGCCTTCAAAATGTACAACCAGATAG AGGATGGAGCAGTGGCCACCATTGATGTAGGTGTGGCCTACAGGGATGACATGCTCAGTGAATGGACAGAGATGGCCCACTCCATAGAGCGACGGAAGCTTAGCTGCAACTTCACCACCACCAAG ACGTATGAGAACGAGGGTCGCTACTACGAGTGTGACCTGCTGCCCTTCATGGAACTGGGCAATGTGGCCCACAAGTACTACCTGCTCAACATCCGCCTGCCAGTCAGCGAACGCAATAAGATCAACGTGGGCATCGGGGAGATCAAGGACATCCGTCTGGTg GGTATCCATCAGAACGGCGGTTTCACCAAGGTGTGGTTTGCCATGAAGACCGTCCTCACGCCCAGCATCCTCATCGTCTTGGTGTGGTACTGGAGACGCATCACCCTCATGACGCGACCTCCTGTGCTGTTGGAAAA GGTGATCTTCGCCCTGGGCTTGTGCATGACTTTCATCAACATCCCGGTGGAGTGGTTCTCTGTGGGGTTCAACTGGACCTGGATGCTACTGTTCGGGGATATCCGGCAGGGCATCTTCTACGCCATGCTGCTCTCCTTCTGGATCATCTTCTGTGGAGAGCACCTCATG GACCAGATGGAGAGGAACCGTTTCTCAATCTACTGGAAGCAGGTGGGACCCATTGTCTTCGGCTCCTTCTGCCTCTTCATCTTCGACATGTGTGAGAG GGGAGTCCAGTTGAAGAACCCTTTCTACAGTATTTGGGCTTCCGACGTGGGGACTGAGTTGGCT ATGGCGTTCATCATCGTGGCGGGTATCTGTGCCTGTCTCTACTTCCTCTTCCTGTGCTTCATGGTGTTCCAAGTGTTCCGCAACATCAGTGGGAAGAGGTCCTCCCTGCCCGCCATGTCCAAGGCCAGACGCCTGCACTATGAG GGGCTCATCTTCCGGTTCAAGTTCCTCATGTTGGTCACTCTGACCTGCGCTGCCATGACTGTCATCTTCTTCATCATCAGTCAG gtgaaCGAGGGCCACTGGCACTGGGGAGACTACACGGTGCAGGTGAACAGTGCCTTCTTCACAGGGATCTACGGAATGTGGAACCTCTACGTGTTTGCCATCATGTTCCTGTATGCTCCCTCACACAAACGCTACGGAGATGAGCAGTCCAGGG GAGCCAGTGGGGAGGACATCCAGCTGACCACCACCATCACCCACGTGGACGGACCCACCGAGATCTACAAGATGACGGGCAAAGAGGCCCAAGAGtag